The following are encoded in a window of Novosphingobium sp. ZN18A2 genomic DNA:
- a CDS encoding phosphoribosylanthranilate isomerase: MPAPAIKICGIRTTEALDAAVAADAEYIGLNFFAKSPRSVSPEQAAALVARASGRTRVVGLFVDPEPAEVDAVLAMAALDVIQLHGKEAPDLCARIRSGTGREVWKAIGVRKRTDLDAAQAYAGAADLALYDAKPPEGAPLPGGTGLRIDWNLMKGAHHLLRWGLAGGLTPENVAEAAAITGAMLVDTSSGVESAPGVKDTAKIAAFCRAARGE, translated from the coding sequence ATGCCCGCGCCCGCGATCAAGATCTGCGGCATCAGGACCACCGAAGCGCTGGATGCGGCGGTGGCCGCAGACGCCGAATACATCGGCCTCAATTTCTTTGCGAAAAGCCCGCGCTCGGTCTCGCCGGAACAGGCCGCCGCGCTCGTCGCCCGCGCGTCTGGGCGCACGCGCGTGGTCGGGTTGTTCGTCGACCCGGAACCCGCCGAGGTCGACGCCGTGCTGGCAATGGCCGCGCTCGACGTGATCCAGCTTCACGGCAAGGAAGCACCGGACCTTTGTGCCCGCATCCGGTCGGGGACCGGGCGCGAAGTATGGAAAGCGATCGGGGTGCGCAAACGCACGGACCTGGACGCCGCCCAAGCTTACGCCGGTGCAGCAGATCTCGCACTGTATGATGCCAAACCGCCGGAAGGCGCTCCGTTGCCCGGCGGCACGGGCCTGCGCATCGACTGGAACCTTATGAAGGGCGCGCACCATCTGCTGCGCTGGGGCCTTGCGGGCGGCCTTACTCCCGAAAACGTTGCCGAAGCCGCTGCGATCACGGGCGCGATGCTGGTCGATACCTCGTCTGGCGTGGAAAGCGCGCCGGGGGTGAAGGACACGGCGAAGATCGCCGCGTTCTGCCGCGCGGCACGCGGCGAATAA
- the pyrF gene encoding orotidine-5'-phosphate decarboxylase, translating to MSNPVYLALDLPRLDSAIALGQKVRAHVGGLKLGLEFFCAHGHHGVHEIHKLGLPIFLDLKLHDIPNTVAAAMQAIHVLEPSIVTVHASGGRAMMEDAKAAASDGCKVVGVTVLTSLDDGDLSRTGISGSAHDQALRLADLAHSAGLDGIVCSGHEVAAVHQQWKDGFFVVPGLRPADGKSGDQKRTVTPREARDAGASVLVIGRPISRAEDPLEAARLIEATL from the coding sequence GTGAGCAACCCTGTCTATCTTGCCCTCGACCTGCCCAGGCTCGATTCCGCCATCGCCCTTGGCCAGAAGGTGCGCGCCCACGTTGGCGGGCTGAAGCTGGGGCTGGAATTCTTCTGCGCGCACGGGCACCACGGCGTGCACGAAATCCACAAGCTGGGCCTGCCGATCTTCCTCGACCTGAAATTGCACGACATTCCCAACACCGTCGCCGCCGCGATGCAGGCGATCCATGTGCTGGAACCTTCGATCGTAACGGTCCATGCGTCGGGCGGACGCGCGATGATGGAAGACGCCAAGGCCGCCGCATCAGACGGATGCAAGGTCGTGGGCGTCACGGTGCTGACCAGCCTTGACGACGGCGACCTGTCGCGCACCGGGATTTCCGGATCGGCGCACGATCAGGCCTTGCGGCTGGCCGATCTCGCCCACAGTGCGGGTCTCGACGGGATCGTCTGTTCGGGGCACGAAGTGGCGGCGGTCCACCAGCAATGGAAGGACGGGTTCTTCGTCGTTCCCGGCCTGCGCCCGGCAGACGGCAAGTCCGGCGACCAGAAGCGCACCGTAACGCCGCGCGAAGCGCGCGATGCCGGCGCCAGCGTGCTTGTGATCGGGCGCCCGATAAGCCGCGCGGAAGACCCGCTGGAGGCCGCGCGGCTGATCGAAGCGACGCTTTAG
- a CDS encoding lipopolysaccharide assembly protein LapA domain-containing protein translates to MQIIRTIVWIVIAVALALFTLANWQTVEVRIWEGLVLETKLPALVIVAFLLGLLPTWALHKVTRWRMKRRISSLENTIAAQVPSAPLATSSQLEASQSGTSETP, encoded by the coding sequence ATGCAGATCATCCGGACGATCGTATGGATCGTGATTGCGGTTGCGCTCGCGCTGTTCACGCTCGCCAACTGGCAGACCGTGGAAGTGCGCATCTGGGAAGGGCTGGTGCTTGAAACCAAGCTGCCCGCGCTGGTGATCGTCGCCTTCCTGCTTGGCCTGCTACCCACCTGGGCGCTGCACAAGGTCACGCGCTGGCGCATGAAGCGCCGGATCTCCTCGCTTGAAAACACCATCGCAGCACAGGTGCCGAGCGCGCCGCTCGCCACATCGTCGCAACTCGAAGCCAGCCAATCCGGAACGAGCGAAACCCCGTGA
- the purB gene encoding adenylosuccinate lyase — protein sequence MVPRYARPAMTAIWEPEARYRIWFEIEAHATQKLGELGVVPESGAKALWDWWKTDPAIDVAAIDAIEAVTKHDVIAFLDWVAQQVGPEARFMHQGMTSSDVLDTTLAVQLARASDILLADLDALLAAIKRRAEEHKYTPTIGRSHGIHAEPTTFGLKLAQAYAEFARCKTRLVAARKEIATCAISGAVGTFANIDPSVEAYVAEQLGLEPDPVSTQVIPRDRHAMFFATLGVIASSIERLAVEVRHLQRTEVLEAEEYFSPGQKGSSAMPHKRNPVLTENLTGLARMVRSAVVPALENVALWHERDISHSSVERFIGPDATITLDFALGRLTSVIDKLVVYPERMQKNLDRMGGLVHSQRVLLALTQAGLERDAAYRLVQRNAMKVWESDGQLNLLELLKADPEVTAALSPQQLEEKFDLGYHFKAVDAIFDRVFGK from the coding sequence ATGGTACCCCGCTACGCCCGCCCAGCGATGACCGCGATCTGGGAGCCAGAGGCCCGCTATCGCATCTGGTTCGAAATCGAAGCCCACGCCACGCAGAAACTGGGCGAACTGGGCGTCGTGCCGGAAAGCGGAGCAAAGGCGCTTTGGGACTGGTGGAAGACCGATCCGGCAATCGACGTTGCCGCAATCGACGCGATCGAGGCGGTCACCAAGCATGACGTGATCGCCTTCCTCGACTGGGTGGCGCAGCAGGTCGGCCCCGAAGCGCGCTTCATGCACCAGGGCATGACAAGCTCGGACGTGCTGGACACCACGCTGGCGGTGCAGCTTGCGCGCGCCAGCGATATCCTGCTGGCCGACCTCGACGCCCTGCTTGCCGCGATCAAACGCCGGGCCGAAGAACACAAATACACCCCCACCATCGGCCGCAGCCACGGCATCCATGCCGAACCGACCACCTTCGGGCTGAAACTGGCGCAGGCCTATGCCGAATTCGCCCGCTGCAAGACGCGCCTTGTTGCCGCGCGCAAGGAAATCGCGACCTGCGCGATCTCTGGCGCGGTGGGCACGTTCGCCAATATCGATCCGTCGGTCGAAGCCTATGTGGCAGAGCAGCTGGGGCTAGAGCCCGATCCGGTCAGCACACAGGTTATCCCGCGCGACCGCCACGCGATGTTCTTCGCGACGCTGGGTGTGATCGCCAGCAGCATTGAACGACTGGCAGTGGAAGTGCGGCACTTGCAACGCACCGAGGTTCTGGAAGCGGAAGAATACTTCTCGCCCGGCCAGAAGGGTTCATCCGCCATGCCGCACAAGCGCAACCCGGTGCTGACCGAGAACCTGACCGGCCTTGCCCGCATGGTTCGCTCCGCCGTGGTCCCCGCGCTGGAGAACGTGGCGCTGTGGCACGAGCGCGACATCTCGCATTCGTCGGTCGAACGCTTCATCGGACCGGATGCGACGATCACGCTCGACTTCGCGCTTGGCCGGCTTACGTCGGTTATCGACAAGCTGGTCGTCTATCCGGAACGGATGCAAAAGAATCTCGACCGGATGGGCGGTCTCGTCCATTCACAGCGCGTGCTGCTGGCGCTGACGCAGGCGGGGCTGGAACGCGACGCGGCCTATCGCCTTGTCCAGCGCAACGCGATGAAAGTGTGGGAATCGGATGGGCAACTGAACCTTCTGGAACTGCTGAAGGCCGATCCGGAAGTGACCGCGGCGCTCAGCCCGCAGCAGCTCGAGGAAAAGTTCGACCTCGGCTATCACTTCAAGGCCGTCGACGCGATTTTCGATCGCGTTTTCGGCAAATAA
- a CDS encoding mechanosensitive ion channel domain-containing protein produces the protein MIPAAHAAQPADTILEGFNADAAQALALLRNSSGKSDKETQREIDRMRDTLANDRDNAQSLADKGTIETRLTQSEIEALGAAPKSGESEPPALAAKRRQLEDQLGLQMLPVLRWREAQARSATLVDELDSRSAAMTRARLMTHGYSPLDPRLWHGALVETARMFSVGADRIAAVNARIGTLAIIGLAALALVLLVVPPLLFYRGWTRVRVKVEGRIIMAAHLWRKLGMALALDAVSLVVFIAVLALVIAGISLAMLPLAGNAAVSEIAMSILLASLLLAFAQWLGRSVLLSPIHDLRLIRFAPEPAGQALMVVRFLGLMLTFEAVIGVTEKAGTIGASSASLLSGLLLVAGCWLLWRLAGLIRNGAREPRPEPAPDDPQPARMDFATPISRVLGGFALIAALTALAGYIMLAREIFSDLLLSLAVVTIAVYFHRAVKLVLRALADGPLHLYRRVLHFVPMVSGLLLTLGVALLVALIWGYRIQQVSDAVVALRTGVKFGNINLSAGDVLKFAVVFGLGYMLTRWIQGFLRVAILPEFGMDKGVQSALVTALGYAGILIAALAAIASTGLDLTSLAFVAGALSVGIGFGLQSVVENFTSGILLLIERPVREGDWIVVGTNEGIVRKIAVRSTRIETFDGHYIIVPNSQLISSAVKNVTFTGGVARVLVEVGVAYGSDYEEVRRILLDIADKETRIVDQPAASVWMTGFADSSVSFRLACWIDSAMNTGGMRSDLHFQIASRFAEAGIDIPIPQRDIYIRTMPSAGAEGSGGPAKGDATLA, from the coding sequence ATGATCCCGGCGGCCCATGCGGCGCAACCTGCCGATACGATATTGGAAGGGTTCAACGCCGATGCCGCGCAGGCGCTGGCGTTGCTGCGAAATTCGTCCGGAAAATCCGACAAGGAAACGCAGCGTGAAATCGACCGCATGCGCGACACGCTGGCGAACGATCGCGACAACGCGCAATCGCTGGCCGACAAGGGAACGATCGAGACGCGTCTGACGCAGTCGGAGATCGAGGCGCTCGGCGCCGCGCCCAAGTCCGGTGAGAGCGAACCGCCCGCGCTTGCCGCGAAGCGCCGCCAGCTTGAGGACCAGCTTGGCCTGCAAATGCTGCCGGTCCTGCGCTGGCGAGAGGCGCAGGCGCGGTCCGCCACGCTGGTGGATGAACTGGACAGCCGGTCTGCGGCGATGACCCGCGCGCGCCTCATGACGCACGGATACTCGCCGCTTGACCCGCGCCTCTGGCACGGCGCGCTGGTTGAAACGGCGCGTATGTTCTCGGTGGGGGCTGACAGGATTGCCGCCGTCAATGCGCGAATCGGCACACTGGCGATCATCGGGCTTGCGGCTTTGGCGCTTGTGCTGCTCGTCGTGCCGCCGTTGCTGTTCTACCGGGGCTGGACCCGCGTTCGCGTGAAAGTGGAAGGCCGCATCATCATGGCCGCCCACCTGTGGCGCAAGCTCGGCATGGCGCTCGCGCTCGACGCGGTATCGCTTGTCGTCTTCATTGCCGTTCTGGCGCTGGTGATCGCGGGCATTTCGCTGGCGATGCTGCCGCTGGCCGGAAACGCGGCGGTCAGCGAAATCGCGATGTCGATCCTGCTTGCCAGCCTGCTGCTCGCGTTCGCGCAGTGGCTGGGCCGTTCGGTCCTGCTTTCGCCGATCCATGACCTGCGGCTGATCCGTTTCGCGCCGGAACCCGCCGGGCAAGCGTTGATGGTCGTCCGGTTTCTTGGCCTGATGCTGACGTTCGAGGCCGTGATCGGCGTGACGGAGAAGGCGGGCACCATCGGCGCTTCGTCCGCCAGCCTGCTTTCCGGGCTGTTGCTGGTCGCGGGGTGCTGGCTTTTGTGGCGTCTCGCGGGACTTATCCGCAACGGCGCACGCGAACCCCGCCCGGAACCGGCTCCTGACGACCCGCAGCCCGCGCGGATGGATTTCGCCACGCCGATCAGCCGGGTTCTGGGCGGCTTCGCGCTGATCGCCGCGCTGACGGCGCTGGCAGGATACATCATGCTGGCGCGCGAGATATTTTCAGACCTCCTGCTCAGCCTGGCGGTGGTGACCATCGCGGTCTATTTCCACCGCGCGGTGAAGCTGGTTCTGCGCGCGCTGGCCGACGGCCCGCTGCATCTCTATCGCCGCGTGCTGCATTTCGTTCCGATGGTGAGCGGGCTTTTGCTGACGCTTGGTGTTGCGCTTCTGGTCGCACTGATCTGGGGCTATCGCATCCAGCAGGTGAGCGACGCGGTGGTGGCGCTGCGGACGGGTGTGAAGTTCGGCAATATCAACCTTTCAGCCGGAGACGTGCTGAAATTCGCGGTGGTCTTCGGGCTCGGCTATATGCTCACCCGCTGGATACAGGGCTTCCTGCGTGTGGCGATCCTGCCAGAGTTCGGCATGGACAAGGGCGTGCAATCGGCACTGGTCACCGCGCTGGGCTATGCCGGGATACTGATCGCGGCGCTGGCGGCGATCGCCTCTACCGGGCTTGACCTGACCAGCCTGGCGTTCGTTGCCGGCGCCCTGTCGGTAGGTATCGGCTTCGGCCTTCAATCGGTGGTGGAGAATTTCACCAGCGGCATTTTGCTGCTGATCGAACGGCCGGTGCGCGAAGGCGACTGGATCGTCGTTGGCACCAACGAAGGCATCGTCCGCAAGATTGCCGTGCGTTCTACCCGGATCGAAACGTTCGACGGGCATTATATCATCGTCCCCAACTCGCAGCTCATCAGCAGCGCGGTGAAGAACGTTACTTTCACCGGCGGCGTTGCGCGGGTGCTGGTGGAGGTGGGGGTCGCCTATGGGTCGGACTATGAGGAAGTGCGCCGGATACTGCTCGACATCGCCGACAAGGAGACAAGGATCGTCGATCAACCGGCGGCAAGCGTGTGGATGACCGGATTTGCGGACAGTTCGGTCAGCTTCCGCCTTGCCTGCTGGATCGACAGTGCGATGAACACGGGTGGCATGCGGTCCGATCTGCATTTCCAGATTGCCAGCCGCTTTGCCGAAGCGGGGATCGATATCCCCATTCCGCAGCGCGACATCTACATCCGCACAATGCCTTCGGCCGGAGCGGAAGGGTCAGGCGGGCCAGCGAAAGGCGATGCGACTCTCGCCTGA
- a CDS encoding NRDE family protein, protein MCVAALAWRAHPRWRLVVIANRDEFHARPAAPLGRWNDSGIIAGRDLEAGGTWLGVSEAGRFALVTNFRVPGYPKPSMASRGGLVTDWLLDAPRPDTDRMNPFHLLGIDPDGARHLTNAPAPAESALAPGIHGVSNGVFDRPWAKTRRLSETLGLWLDSDDDDTGALFAALADETPLPPEPDSEGPDLPFSPVFIRDPAYGTRCSTVVTIDNAGNGRIAERRFDPDGEPSGESRIAFRWPA, encoded by the coding sequence ATGTGCGTGGCGGCGTTGGCATGGCGGGCGCACCCGCGCTGGCGTCTGGTCGTGATCGCCAACCGCGACGAATTCCACGCCCGCCCCGCGGCGCCGCTGGGCCGGTGGAACGATAGCGGCATCATCGCCGGACGCGACCTTGAGGCCGGGGGAACGTGGCTGGGGGTGAGCGAGGCGGGCCGGTTCGCGCTTGTCACCAACTTCCGCGTGCCCGGCTATCCGAAACCCAGCATGGCCTCACGCGGGGGGCTGGTTACCGACTGGCTGCTGGACGCGCCCCGCCCCGATACCGACCGGATGAACCCGTTCCACCTGCTTGGCATAGATCCCGACGGCGCGCGGCACCTTACCAATGCGCCCGCACCGGCAGAAAGCGCCCTTGCCCCCGGTATCCACGGCGTGTCGAACGGGGTGTTCGACCGGCCCTGGGCAAAAACCCGCCGCCTTTCCGAAACGCTCGGCCTTTGGCTGGACAGCGACGATGACGATACCGGCGCCCTGTTCGCGGCCCTGGCGGATGAAACGCCGCTGCCGCCCGAACCGGACAGCGAAGGGCCGGACCTGCCCTTCAGCCCGGTTTTCATCCGTGACCCGGCCTATGGCACGCGCTGCTCTACCGTCGTGACCATCGACAACGCAGGGAACGGACGCATCGCGGAACGGCGCTTCGACCCCGATGGCGAACCGTCAGGCGAGAGTCGCATCGCCTTTCGCTGGCCCGCCTGA
- the radC gene encoding DNA repair protein RadC — MTEDPQLFPERTPDKARLRETSHDSSGHRERLRKRLLEGGEDALADYELIEYLLATARPRVDTKPVARSLIRRFGSLAGVLAADTQTLIKHPDMGPASAAALRIVAVAARRMVRQRVREKSVLGSWQALIDYLHIDMAHLTRERVRVLYLNAQNTLMLDEKVGDGTIDEAAIHPREVIRRALDIGAAALILVHNHPSGNPQPSRADIQITQRIIEAGRHLGIVVHDHIVIGQDGHVSLKAKGLI, encoded by the coding sequence ATGACAGAGGACCCCCAACTCTTTCCTGAACGAACGCCCGACAAGGCGCGACTGCGCGAAACCAGCCATGATTCTTCCGGTCACCGCGAGCGGCTTCGCAAACGGCTGCTGGAAGGCGGGGAAGACGCGCTGGCGGATTACGAATTGATAGAATATCTGCTGGCGACGGCCCGGCCACGTGTCGATACGAAACCGGTCGCACGGTCGCTCATCCGGCGTTTCGGCTCGCTGGCGGGTGTGCTTGCGGCGGACACGCAGACACTGATCAAGCATCCCGACATGGGACCGGCCAGCGCGGCGGCCCTGCGCATCGTCGCCGTCGCCGCGCGGCGCATGGTGCGCCAGCGGGTGCGCGAAAAGTCCGTGCTGGGAAGCTGGCAGGCGCTGATCGACTACCTGCACATAGACATGGCGCACCTGACGCGCGAACGCGTGCGCGTGCTTTACCTTAACGCCCAGAACACGCTGATGCTGGACGAGAAGGTGGGCGACGGGACGATCGACGAAGCGGCGATCCACCCGCGCGAAGTGATTCGCCGCGCGCTCGACATCGGGGCCGCCGCGCTGATCCTCGTGCACAACCATCCGAGCGGGAATCCGCAACCCAGTCGCGCCGACATCCAGATAACGCAGCGCATCATCGAAGCGGGGCGACACCTTGGCATCGTGGTGCACGACCACATCGTGATCGGACAGGACGGGCATGTCTCGCTGAAAGCCAAGGGACTTATCTGA
- a CDS encoding YdbH domain-containing protein — MAEATDLDEVQPAGAPRWRRRALRVAVAVMVVLVVLLAATWFSRVRIADNVIESQLRSAGLPATYRIDEVGGTQQVLSNIVVGDPAHPDLTISRAVVTLVYHLGLPSIGTVTLEKPRLYGTYHDGKVSFGSLDKVVFGGKKAAPGLPDINLGLDDGRALFLTDYGKVAIKADGRGNLSNGFSGELGAVAPDLALPGCAVRKASAYGHVDVRGGQPAFAGPLRIAGADCADSGASLGASNVQVDAKLDKDLSGVTSTFKLRGRHPAVDRMTAQTLALDGRLAFRKGNLTGKLDGNAGGVTSPQADVALLALSGLLRARDSFRRLDFNGTLDARGLRQGQALQSALAGAERSTAGTLLSPMIAQVRGALERERRGSRLIADIDARKDGAAMALAMPQGTLVGGSGRTLVSLSRFQVAMGAKGQSAPRVSGNFSTGGPGLPRITGRMEQADSRGAVLRMKMAPYAAGDQSLAFPRLTLAQAPDGSLGFSGEAQMTGDIPGGRAERLVLPVDGDWASNGRLAVLRGCEPVRFDRLMLGNMELDKRSLTLCPPRGGAIVESGPSGLRIAAGVPSLDLSGRLGETPMLITSGAVGFAWPGAISAKAVDITLGPPDTATHFRLADLQAKAGSDFTGTFSGVEAKLAAVPLDVTGAAGDWRYADGTLLLDKATFDVTDRQNPARFERLTARDANLTLHDNRIDANAVLRDPASGREIVRTNISHDLGTAKGHADLFVDGLKFDKRFQPDTLTPLAKGLVALAKGTVTGKGQVDWTGERVTSGGRFSTDGLDFAAPFGPTKGLKGTLVFTDLLNMVTAPDQTFTVASINPGVEVNDGVVTLSLLANQVVRLKDAHWPFMGGTLRLEPTELHFAVSEPRHYVLDIRGLDAAKFVEKMDFGNLSATGVFDGKLPLLFTDEGGFIEGGALESRPPGGNVSYVGELSYKDLSAMGNFAFDALKSLDYKHMTIGMSGSLGGEIVTKVGFDGVKQGKGAKRNFVTRQLGKLPVRFVVNIRAPFYALITNLKSFYDPSYVVDPRTLGLLDKDGRPIARTIRRTAQEPAAPPDAPEPDRSARALTPPKPDIQPPESENMP, encoded by the coding sequence ATGGCCGAAGCGACCGATTTGGACGAAGTGCAGCCTGCCGGAGCGCCGCGATGGCGCCGCCGGGCCTTGCGCGTGGCCGTTGCGGTTATGGTCGTGCTTGTGGTCTTGCTGGCCGCGACGTGGTTTTCGCGCGTGCGCATCGCCGACAATGTAATTGAAAGCCAGCTTCGCTCTGCCGGCCTTCCCGCGACTTACCGGATCGACGAGGTCGGCGGCACGCAGCAGGTGTTGAGCAATATCGTGGTCGGCGATCCCGCGCATCCCGATCTTACCATATCGCGTGCCGTCGTTACGCTTGTCTATCACCTGGGGCTGCCATCCATCGGCACGGTCACGCTGGAAAAGCCGCGCCTTTACGGAACCTATCACGATGGAAAGGTGAGCTTCGGAAGCCTCGACAAGGTCGTTTTCGGCGGGAAGAAGGCGGCGCCGGGCCTTCCCGATATAAACCTGGGCCTCGATGACGGGCGCGCCCTGTTCCTGACCGACTATGGCAAGGTAGCGATCAAGGCGGACGGGCGCGGCAATCTTTCGAACGGATTTTCGGGCGAGCTTGGCGCGGTTGCGCCCGATCTTGCGCTGCCGGGCTGCGCGGTCCGGAAGGCAAGCGCCTATGGTCACGTGGACGTGCGGGGCGGGCAGCCCGCATTTGCTGGGCCGTTGCGGATAGCAGGTGCCGATTGCGCGGATAGCGGGGCGTCGCTGGGGGCATCCAACGTCCAGGTCGATGCGAAGCTGGACAAGGATTTGTCCGGCGTAACCAGCACGTTCAAGCTGCGTGGCCGCCATCCGGCGGTCGACCGCATGACCGCGCAGACGCTTGCGCTCGACGGGCGCCTCGCCTTCCGCAAGGGAAACCTCACGGGCAAGCTGGACGGCAATGCCGGGGGCGTGACCTCGCCGCAGGCCGACGTGGCCCTGCTTGCGCTGAGCGGTCTTTTGCGGGCGCGGGATTCGTTCCGTCGGCTCGATTTCAACGGAACGCTCGACGCGCGCGGGTTGCGACAGGGGCAGGCGCTGCAATCCGCGCTGGCCGGCGCGGAGCGCAGCACCGCGGGGACGCTGCTTTCGCCGATGATCGCGCAAGTCCGCGGCGCGCTTGAGCGTGAGCGGCGCGGCAGCCGTCTTATTGCCGATATAGATGCCCGCAAGGATGGCGCGGCGATGGCGCTGGCCATGCCGCAAGGCACGCTTGTGGGCGGCAGCGGGCGCACGCTCGTCTCGCTTTCGCGGTTCCAGGTCGCGATGGGCGCGAAAGGGCAGTCCGCACCGCGCGTATCGGGCAATTTCTCTACCGGCGGGCCGGGATTGCCGCGCATCACCGGGCGCATGGAGCAGGCCGATTCGCGCGGCGCGGTGCTGCGCATGAAAATGGCGCCTTATGCCGCGGGCGACCAAAGCCTTGCGTTCCCGCGTCTTACTTTGGCGCAGGCGCCCGATGGATCGCTGGGCTTTTCCGGCGAAGCGCAGATGACCGGCGATATTCCCGGCGGCCGGGCCGAAAGGCTGGTTCTGCCGGTTGACGGCGACTGGGCGTCCAACGGCAGGCTGGCGGTGCTGCGCGGCTGCGAGCCGGTGCGGTTCGACCGGCTGATGCTGGGCAACATGGAACTGGACAAACGGTCGTTGACGCTCTGCCCGCCGCGCGGTGGCGCGATCGTGGAAAGCGGGCCTTCGGGCCTGCGCATCGCGGCAGGTGTGCCTTCGCTCGACCTGTCTGGCCGCCTTGGCGAAACGCCGATGCTGATCACCAGCGGCGCGGTGGGCTTCGCCTGGCCGGGCGCGATCAGCGCAAAGGCGGTCGACATCACGCTTGGCCCGCCGGACACCGCCACGCATTTCCGCCTTGCCGATCTTCAGGCGAAAGCGGGAAGCGACTTTACCGGCACTTTCTCGGGCGTGGAAGCGAAGCTGGCGGCGGTCCCGCTCGACGTCACGGGTGCGGCGGGCGACTGGCGTTATGCCGATGGCACGCTGCTGCTGGACAAGGCCACCTTCGACGTGACTGACCGCCAGAATCCCGCGCGGTTCGAGCGGCTGACCGCCCGCGACGCGAACCTGACGCTGCATGATAACCGGATCGACGCGAATGCCGTGCTGCGCGATCCTGCAAGCGGGCGTGAAATCGTGCGCACAAACATCAGCCACGACCTCGGCACCGCCAAGGGGCATGCGGACCTGTTCGTTGACGGGCTGAAGTTCGACAAGCGGTTCCAGCCCGATACGCTGACGCCGCTGGCAAAGGGGCTGGTCGCGCTGGCCAAGGGAACGGTCACGGGCAAGGGGCAGGTCGACTGGACCGGCGAAAGGGTGACAAGCGGCGGACGCTTCAGCACCGACGGCCTTGATTTCGCCGCGCCGTTCGGGCCGACGAAGGGCCTGAAGGGCACGCTGGTTTTCACAGACCTGCTGAACATGGTGACCGCGCCCGATCAGACCTTCACTGTCGCCTCCATCAACCCCGGCGTGGAAGTGAACGACGGTGTCGTGACGCTGTCCCTGCTTGCGAACCAGGTCGTGCGCCTGAAAGACGCGCATTGGCCGTTCATGGGCGGAACCTTGCGGCTTGAGCCGACCGAACTGCATTTCGCCGTAAGCGAGCCGCGCCACTACGTTCTCGATATCAGGGGGCTGGACGCGGCGAAGTTCGTCGAGAAGATGGATTTCGGCAACCTCAGCGCAACCGGCGTGTTCGACGGAAAGCTGCCGCTGCTGTTTACCGACGAGGGCGGCTTTATCGAAGGCGGCGCGCTTGAATCGCGGCCACCCGGCGGCAACGTGTCCTATGTTGGCGAACTGTCCTACAAGGATCTATCGGCGATGGGCAACTTTGCCTTCGATGCGCTCAAATCGCTGGACTACAAGCACATGACCATCGGCATGAGCGGATCGCTGGGCGGCGAGATCGTGACCAAGGTGGGCTTTGACGGCGTGAAGCAGGGCAAGGGCGCCAAGCGCAATTTCGTGACGCGGCAACTGGGCAAGCTGCCGGTGCGCTTCGTGGTCAATATCCGCGCCCCGTTCTATGCGCTGATCACCAACCTCAAGAGCTTCTACGATCCGTCCTACGTGGTGGACCCGCGCACGCTGGGGCTGCTTGACAAGGACGGCCGGCCGATCGCCCGCACGATACGCAGAACGGCGCAGGAGCCTGCGGCGCCGCCCGATGCGCCCGAACCGGATCGTTCTGCCAGAGCCTTAACCCCGCCCAAGCCCGATATTCAGCCTCCCGAAAGCGAGAACATGCCATGA
- a CDS encoding YnbE family lipoprotein, with product MKSAELTRSALPLSIAGMDGNETLWRRSLLALPVLGMMAGLGGCINVKAPDKPIVIELNINIKQEVVYRLAADASNTIEDNPDIF from the coding sequence ATGAAAAGCGCAGAATTGACCCGGAGCGCGTTGCCGCTAAGCATCGCGGGCATGGACGGGAACGAAACACTGTGGCGGCGCAGCCTGCTTGCGCTGCCGGTGCTGGGGATGATGGCAGGGCTTGGCGGGTGCATCAACGTGAAGGCGCCGGACAAGCCGATCGTCATAGAACTCAACATCAACATCAAGCAGGAAGTGGTCTACCGGCTCGCGGCCGATGCGAGCAATACGATCGAGGACAACCCAGACATCTTCTGA
- a CDS encoding YdbL family protein yields the protein MKTGSFRMGIAAIAATMALVAGGVAMAQGADYQAAKAAGQVGEKPDGYLGVVGSGTSALKAMVDDINIKRKAVYAEKAQAAHATVQEYAFTSGCLLISKTKPGEKYQAPDGSWQTRTSAAPTRDSRCP from the coding sequence ATGAAGACCGGATCGTTCCGCATGGGAATCGCGGCGATTGCCGCAACCATGGCGCTGGTCGCAGGCGGCGTCGCGATGGCCCAGGGTGCCGATTACCAGGCTGCAAAGGCGGCCGGACAGGTGGGTGAGAAGCCCGATGGCTATCTTGGCGTGGTCGGTTCGGGCACATCCGCGCTGAAGGCGATGGTCGACGACATCAATATCAAGCGCAAGGCCGTCTATGCCGAAAAGGCGCAGGCCGCCCATGCTACGGTGCAGGAATATGCCTTTACATCGGGCTGCCTGCTGATTTCCAAGACGAAACCGGGTGAAAAATACCAGGCGCCCGACGGCAGCTGGCAGACGCGCACCTCGGCCGCGCCGACGCGCGATTCGCGCTGTCCCTGA